A genomic window from Mobula hypostoma chromosome 14, sMobHyp1.1, whole genome shotgun sequence includes:
- the b3gnt9 gene encoding UDP-GlcNAc:betaGal beta-1,3-N-acetylglucosaminyltransferase 9 produces MRLRRKGDLICTALLLSALCTLLYIHVAPGVDKHEAEGKSVTRSYITMPTQEAVTQTASPSAGSTPENICQDLENGRIGAATPPATDLLPWSYRQYQWQKDCRDFSQIINQEDKCRKVNGEPLLLVSIKSKAEEFERREVARKTWAQEGRVRGLHVRRLFLLAIPTNQSALASWSRLLELESQVYRDILLWDFQDTFFNLTLKEIHFLKWLDRFCPTAEFIFKGDDDVFVNVENIADFLLDADPMEDLFVGHIIDQALPIRSNRSKYYIPEMMYGSGVYPVYAGGGGFLMSGHTARRLYGASKEVDLFPIDDVFLGMCLLRIGLKPQTHKGFRTFGIVRPSAAPHLQTFDPCFYRELMVVHSLKVPEIWLMWSLLHDPSLNCARKESARRAFRWKAKRKANPGSARKTRH; encoded by the coding sequence ATGAGATTGCGGAGGAAAGGGGATCTCATCTGCACTGCTCTCCTGCTTTCAGCCCTTTGCACTTTGCTCTACATCCATGTTGCCCCCGGGGTGGACAAGCACGAGGCTGAAGGGAAGTCTGTGACCAGGAGCTACATTACAATGCCAACACAAGAAGCGGTAACCCAAACGGCCTCCCCCAGCGCAGGGTCAACGCCAGAGAACATCTGCCAAGATCTGGAGAACGGACGAATTGGGGCGGCAACACCTCCAGCCACAGACCTGCTCCCTTGGAGCTACCGCCAATATCAATGGCAGAAGGACTGCCGGGATTTCAGTCAGATCATTAACCAGGAGGACAAGTGCCGCAAGGTGAACGGGGAGCCGCTGCTGCTGGTCTCCATCAAGTCAAAGGCGGAAGAGTTCGAGCGGCGGGAAGTGGCCCGGAAGACCTGGGCTCAGGAAGGCCGAGTCCGCGGGCTGCACGTCCGGAGGCTCTTCCTCCTGGCCATCCCCACCAACCAGAGCGCCCTGGCCTCCTGGAGCCGCCTGCTGGAACTCGAGAGCCAGGTCTACCGCGACATCCTGCTGTGGGACTTCCAGGATACCTTCTTCAACCTGACGCTGAAGGAGATTCACTTCCTCAAGTGGCTCGACCGGTTCTGCCCCACCGCCGAGTTCATCTTCAAGGGCGACGACGACGTCTTCGTTAACGTGGAGAACATTGCAGACTTCCTGCTCGACGCCGACCCCATGGAGGACCTTTTCGTTGGGCACATTATTGACCAGGCTCTGCCCATCAGATCCAACAGGAGTAAATATTACATCCCCGAGATGATGTACGGTTCGGGCGTTTACCCCGTCTACGCGGGTGGCGGCGGCTTCCTCATGAGCGGACACACGGCCAGGAGGCTGTATGGCGCCAGCAAGGAGGTGGACCTCTTCCCCATCGACGACGTCTTCCTCGGCATGTGTCTGCTCCGGATCGGCCTCAAGCCCCAAACCCACAAAGGGTTCCGAACCTTCGGCATCGTGCGGCCGTCCGCCGCCCCTCACCTCCAGACCTTCGACCCTTGCTTCTACCGGGAGCTGATGGTGGTGCACAGCCTGAAGGTGCCCGAGATCTGGCTGATGTGGAGCTTGCTCCACGACCCCAGCCTCAACTGCGCCCGCAAAGAGTCGGCCAGGCGCGCGTTCCGGTGGAAAGCCAAGAGAAAGGCGAACCCCGGCTCGGCCAGGAAAACCAGGCACTGA